Proteins from one Clostridium cellulovorans 743B genomic window:
- the ftsZ gene encoding cell division protein FtsZ, translated as MLDFDVDSQQFAQIKVIGCGGGGNNAVNRMIESGLKNVEFIAVNTDKQALTLSHAAQKIQIGDKLTKGLGAGANPEIGMKAAEESHEEIAQALKGADMVFITAGMGGGTGTGAAPVVAEIAKSMGILTVGVVTKPFPFEGRKRMVHADMGIKNLKEKVDTLVTIPNERLLTMVDKKTTLLESFKFADEILRQGVQGISDLITVPGLVNLDFADVKTVMSDKGLAHMGVGRGKGDNRAEDASREAISSPLLETTIAGATGVLINVTGGADLGLLEISEAANIVQEAADPDANIIFGAVIDESLKDEVIITVIATGFESDKIEKPIFKPAPTPEVPQSAVENEVATTTTTGYTSDNIEIPAFLRRRKM; from the coding sequence GTGTTAGATTTTGATGTGGACTCTCAACAATTTGCCCAAATTAAGGTAATTGGTTGTGGTGGTGGTGGTAATAACGCCGTTAATAGAATGATAGAAAGTGGACTTAAAAATGTTGAATTCATTGCTGTAAATACAGATAAGCAAGCATTGACATTATCTCATGCAGCGCAAAAAATTCAAATAGGTGATAAATTAACCAAAGGTCTTGGCGCTGGAGCAAACCCTGAAATTGGGATGAAGGCGGCAGAAGAAAGTCACGAAGAAATTGCACAAGCACTTAAAGGAGCTGACATGGTTTTCATCACTGCGGGAATGGGTGGTGGAACAGGAACTGGTGCTGCACCAGTTGTTGCTGAGATAGCTAAGTCAATGGGAATACTTACTGTTGGTGTAGTTACAAAACCATTCCCTTTTGAAGGTAGAAAAAGAATGGTTCATGCAGATATGGGAATAAAGAATCTAAAGGAAAAGGTTGATACTCTTGTAACAATTCCCAATGAAAGATTACTTACAATGGTTGATAAAAAGACAACTTTACTTGAATCTTTCAAATTTGCAGATGAAATTTTAAGGCAAGGTGTTCAAGGTATATCTGACCTTATAACTGTGCCAGGTCTTGTAAATCTAGATTTTGCTGATGTAAAGACTGTTATGTCAGATAAGGGTCTTGCTCATATGGGTGTTGGCAGAGGAAAAGGTGATAATAGAGCTGAGGATGCATCAAGAGAAGCTATTTCCTCACCACTTTTAGAAACAACTATAGCTGGAGCTACAGGTGTCTTAATTAATGTAACTGGTGGAGCAGATTTAGGATTACTTGAAATAAGTGAAGCAGCTAATATTGTTCAAGAAGCAGCAGATCCAGATGCAAATATAATTTTTGGTGCTGTAATAGATGAAAGCTTAAAGGATGAGGTAATAATTACAGTTATAGCTACTGGTTTTGAGAGCGATAAAATAGAAAAACCTATTTTCAAACCAGCTCCTACTCCAGAAGTACCTCAAAGTGCTGTTGAGAATGAAGTAGCTACTACAACTACAACAGGCTATACATCTGATAATATAGAAATACCTGCTTTTTTAAGAAGAAGAAAAATGTAA
- a CDS encoding sigma-E processing peptidase SpoIIGA, translated as MKVYIDVLLIQNLIVNYFLLFITGKVVRTKFSFWRLLLGAFLGALYIITFFLKNKYLTTMPVKLIVPLIMILISFPKEKIKFYFSTTITYIILSMCLAGICIFLEGNNPNALTYKGYLINFSSKGLVLSLIILFFIGERIYTFIKGQIQIKALVYELDIYIQGKLYSMKAFLDTGNELREPITNLPVIIAEECDFQELISNERDFYDIPYQVVSGNSGKLKGIKADYIIIKNSKGERQKKIAMIAFTKGKLSDDNSYNSLLSRGII; from the coding sequence GTGAAAGTATATATAGATGTGTTATTAATACAGAATCTTATAGTAAACTATTTTTTATTGTTTATTACAGGTAAAGTTGTAAGAACTAAGTTCTCCTTTTGGAGGTTACTTTTAGGGGCTTTTTTAGGCGCACTTTACATAATAACATTTTTCTTGAAAAATAAATATCTAACAACTATGCCCGTAAAACTAATAGTTCCTCTAATTATGATATTAATATCTTTTCCAAAAGAAAAAATTAAATTTTATTTTAGCACTACTATAACATATATAATTTTATCTATGTGTCTTGCAGGGATATGCATATTTTTAGAGGGAAATAATCCAAATGCGTTAACTTACAAGGGATATTTAATTAATTTCTCATCAAAAGGATTAGTTCTTTCTTTAATAATACTTTTTTTTATTGGAGAAAGAATATACACATTTATTAAAGGCCAAATACAAATAAAAGCATTAGTATATGAGCTAGATATATATATACAAGGAAAACTATATTCAATGAAAGCTTTTTTAGATACAGGTAATGAATTGAGAGAGCCCATCACAAATCTACCTGTGATAATAGCTGAAGAATGTGACTTTCAAGAGCTTATAAGTAATGAGAGGGATTTTTATGATATACCATATCAAGTTGTATCTGGGAATTCAGGAAAGCTTAAAGGTATAAAGGCTGATTATATTATAATTAAAAATTCAAAAGGTGAAAGACAGAAGAAAATAGCAATGATAGCTTTTACAAAGGGGAAGCTCAGTGATGATAATAGCTATAATAGTTTATTATCTAGAGGGATTATTTGA
- the sigE gene encoding RNA polymerase sporulation sigma factor SigE: protein MNKLLILLNKIITRFKLTFSKIYYIGGNDALPPPLTKEEEEELVGKLSTGKEAVRSVLIERNLRLVVYIARKFENTGVGVEDLISVGTIGLIKAVNTFDPEKKIKLATYASRCIENEILMYLRRNSKVKAEISFYEPLNIDWDGNELLLSDILGSENDNIYNLLEDEVDRQLLSIALRKLNEREKQIVELRYGLNGCNEKTQKEVADMLGISQSYISRLEKRIIRRLKKEINKMV, encoded by the coding sequence ATGAATAAACTGTTGATACTATTAAATAAAATAATAACTAGGTTTAAGCTAACCTTCTCAAAAATTTATTATATAGGTGGAAATGATGCACTGCCTCCACCACTTACAAAAGAGGAAGAGGAAGAATTAGTAGGTAAGTTAAGCACTGGTAAAGAAGCTGTAAGATCTGTACTTATAGAAAGAAATTTAAGACTTGTAGTTTATATTGCAAGAAAATTTGAAAATACAGGAGTAGGAGTCGAGGATTTAATTTCAGTAGGTACAATTGGACTTATCAAGGCTGTAAATACCTTCGATCCAGAGAAAAAGATTAAGCTTGCGACCTATGCTTCACGTTGTATAGAAAACGAAATACTTATGTACCTTAGAAGGAATAGTAAGGTTAAGGCTGAAATATCTTTTTATGAGCCATTGAACATTGATTGGGATGGCAATGAGTTATTGTTATCAGATATTTTAGGTTCTGAAAACGATAATATATATAATCTTTTAGAAGATGAGGTTGATAGGCAATTGCTTTCCATAGCACTCAGAAAGCTTAATGAAAGAGAAAAACAAATAGTAGAATTAAGATATGGATTAAATGGATGCAATGAGAAAACTCAAAAAGAAGTTGCAGATATGCTAGGAATTTCTCAGTCTTATATATCGAGATTAGAAAAAAGAATAATTCGAAGATTAAAAAAAGAAATAAACAAAATGGTATAG